The DNA window ccccccccccccccccccccccaggggAGTGTTGGTAGCGCTATTAGTCTCACAGAGCACAGGAGTCACGGGTCTGTGCTACCAGGACCTCAGCACACATCCAGACAGACTGCTTTCCTCATTCTGATCGCCATGAAGGGCATGCCTGCTTATCACTGCAGCAAGACAAGTGTGCCGTGGAAAAGCATTTATTATAACTAAGTTCAAAACCAGTCGAATTATAATGATTTGGTCTATTTCCATATTGTATCTATGTCAATAGTAGAGTCACTCAGGTGATATTACAGTGTCCTgagtacaaacattataataatgtgTATCTTGCTCAAAAGATTCCCATCCTATGATCATCAGATGACTCTCTGGACTCTCACTGAAAATGAACAAGAAGGATGGTATTCCCAGAATCCTCAGCAGTGTCACATGACCACCTCCACTTATCTGAGATCTTTTCACTGTTCCAAATCTCCTGAATATTAATCACCCCTGTTTCTCCTTCATGCTCATTAGACAGAGTATTTAAATACAGTGTTGGTGAAGATTGTTTAAGAGTATTTCCTTATCTGTGCATTCAGAGCTTTTCTATtgcttctatttttttctctttggatTTGCTCCTTGGATCTGTTTGATTGATTGTTCGTATTTTTGGCTTGACTTCAGACTTTTATGTTTATGCTTTTAGTTTGCCCTCTGTAGGATATTAAACTGTGTTTAATCCACAAGCGTCACTCGAGTTATTTTTTGATATCATGACAAATTAATCTATTAAAAATTAACTTTTTAAAGGTCATAAGGACACAAAGATGAACAGGACTCTGTAGAGATCATAGTCTCTTGGTTTTAATTCTTTTGTGTCTCTGAAAATCTGCTGAAGAAGCTCCATCAGACTGAGCCATTTCTCCTTCATCAGGTTCAGCTCTCTGAAAGGAAGTGGAAATATGAAGAGGACGTCctggttttcttttccttcggcccagtccagaatgaacttctgcacagagactGTTTTTCCAATTCCAGCCACTTCTTTAGTCAGCACACTTCTGATGGCTTTATCTTTAAAGAGCTGACTGCATTTGATGGGTTTCTCCTGTGCTGCTGGTCTCCTGGACACTGTCTCAATCTGTCTGACCTCATGTTCAGTATTGACCTCTccactctctcgctctgtgaTGTACAGATCTGTGTAGATCTTGTTCAGAAGAGCTGAGCTTCCAGGATTAGAGActccttcattcattttctggaaCTTTTCCTTCAGGGTTGATTTCAGCATTCGATGACAAGAAGGAGCCAGTtctaataaaaacaggaaacaatCACATGTTAAATACTTTAATTTAGGTTTAGTTTAGCCATAAATATAACGTACATAACTATTGTTATAATAAATAACATAGGCGTTTATATGGTTTTTCATCAAATTAATGCTTTTAATTAATGCAAATTAGTATTTCAGTTGTAACACTTGTAGTTTGTAATAATGATAAAGTCATAGTTTAGCTTCAGTTTAGTTAGCACTgttgaaaacattcattcattcattcaatcactgTGACTGCAGTTGAAAACACACTGTGACAAATTTCAGACACATCACAGAAGATCATTCACCAAatcttaataataaatatttacactcCTCAAAAGAAATAACACTGAGCTGAGAAAGAGTTGAATCACAGAATTATGTTCAGTGGCGTCTCCATGGAAACAAAAAATGCAGCATCATTAGCAGAGGACCAGGACTGTACTGAAGAACCCCAGATCCTGCGGTGGGCAGCAGGGGGAGTGTCATCAGCTGTTTCTGAGGGTGAGAATACCAGCGAGACACTGGAGGGGAGTGTGGGAGCACTTTAGGGACTTTAGAGAAACTCCCTCATCCTGCAGCGATGTTAACGGTGCACAGACTCTGGACGTCCATCACTGAGGAGATGTGGTCAATGCTTAATTCCAGCAGCCTTCCCCCTGAGACCCTCATCCACTTCCAGCAGGGCTTTAGAGCCTTACAGTGCTGAGAAAATAGCTCTAGAGGGGAGGGGTGTAACTTCTCACTCACTCTGACTGCTTCTGTGTCAGACCTGGGGTCTGTCCTAatcctagtgagctgtctaactaGAGAGGATTTTAAATCACAGTGAACGTGCTCCTGACACGTGGGCACTCCCAGTTCTTAGACACCTCACTGTGCTCTCTACTGAGATATCTAACTCTGGCCAAATTTTAAGGCAGAACACTTCCTCAGCCGTAAAGTCAGTCCCAGGATGCAACGCCAGAACAACTCCCATCTCTTCTCCCAGACTAAAAGTAACTACAATCAGGATAAAAACAGGAAGATTAATTAGACTTCACTGAAAAGCTGAGGCGACGCTAGCCGCTGAGGAAAGTAAACACCTTTCGTGTAGTGGGCGGGAACAAGTCGTGACTCCATCACTCTCTAACTACagcgtctcaataatctgccttaTGAGGATAGTGTATGTAGTAAGTGCCTATCTAGGGAGCTCACTAGGCTTTGGAACAGAACCCTGGTGTCACATGAGTGGATGTGGATGGGAAAACTCCTTGGGGGTTGTCAGAGAATGGCCAAGGGCACTAAGCATTCATTCTGCACTATTAGTTACAGACTGCAGCAGAAAACCAGTGAGAAACCCAGACTGTAGCATGAGTTTTAAAGGGTTTAAAGAATGAACCAGAACAAATACACCTCCGAGCACTAATTTAACTTTATAACTATGAAGAGCATATgaaactagaggtctgcatttccaggaggaaacgggagatgttgcgccgctgaAACCCCTGTCCCCgaatccgcgtctttcccgcttaaagcaaggtcggtgttgactgctaagctgttggtagtgggatgttaagagagcactcttccacagcagtttgcattggactctatggagctccgtaggccgtgaatggaaaacgaaacattttgaattccaccttaagaaacccacaatcgtattgagacgtccacctttaaaaatgaccacgtgaaataaagcttaaaatgttgaaaagacagccagtatattgtgaatgaggtgttCTTAGCTTGGAAACATTTCCCCAatatgcagattaagtgagaattgaacattatgacgagttaaaaacaggagaaaaatttagaaaccacactctgagccgctctaaaaacacattgaactctatgggagccgaaaccgtccctagtgccgaacaaaaattcataactcaaaaaccgtattttcaataatcttcaaatttacagatgctagaaaggacaagtttctctaccatttaaaattaaatgaagtttctaggtgaaagtatgaggacgttatggcgaaatgttcggctgaaaagtgaataaACGGTTTTCGGTCAGAGAACCTACAGTGTATGACATcaccccactctaagagcctcccattgaaatgaatggagggatattgaaagagggatagaaagagaaggataaGTGCAAGAGGTCCGAAAACTGAGGTGATGGGacccggtacgcccgggtccgactgtctgaaatcccgtgtccgtagcttgaaaaatgacagagttagagaattaattccatagaaataactgtggaaaaacggagcgaaaaatgagtgtagcggacgaacgagtgcgggtattggaaagctgtatacaagcccacatcgttgctataggacgcacgatttccaggtggaacggagtcaaTAGCTCGACAACtgtgggactagttaagcggaaaaggaaacgcggaataataataaaaaaaacacaaattggaTAACACTATATTGCGTGCTGCTGCTGAAAGCAGGGTCAGTTATCAGTCTTTCACTTTATCGTTTGGTTGTGAGGTCTCTTCTTCATTATAGAGTGGAGATTCAGGGGTTGTGTTTGTAATTCTCACTCATATCTGGGCGTGAGAAAACGCTGTGGAAGACTAACGTTACCCACAGTCCGCTCTGTCGTTCCTGTTGGACCTACCGGTGAATTACCTTTCAGTCAGTTCCACTGTAGTTACATCACTGTTTATATTAAAGTACAATTAAACCATTCTACACTTTAATTTACAGAGATATCATCAGAATCCTAAAGGTAGTCATCATTATCTTTAACAAGTCATTTTTACTCCACTGTAAACACGGTGTGTTTCAGAGTAACTTCATGTTTGAGCAGCAAAagtcttaaaggagcaatatgtaataccaagcatttaaaatctgaactataatacagtttcaaaacagtggagagagctgtctgcctcctccccctcctccacaGACATGTAGCTGGAGCTGGTGCCAGTTTGAAGAAAACTGAACGATCAAGAGCCGAGTTTAACTTTGTGCCATAAtcgctaagaagaatgtgccgtaatcaacacatttacacagaaaagtgttcatcgtttcattaaaacatctacctatgcaagaaaaagacaaaacaacagACTCACAACAATCAttcaaaaaacaattaaaaatgtatctctTTAAGCAAACTTTCAGCATCCACTAACATCCCTCCTTTCTCTTATTGTTTGTcttgtatgtgttttattttctgtaaagaaTCTTTGAGTTGTATGAAAAGAGCTATataaaacagatgtattattattattattaggttgTTTGAAAAGTAGCAGCCAAAGCCTGAGGCCTAAGTGTTATCAAAGGTTAAAAGTCACTTAGGAAGGTCACAGATTCATGGGATTCCCAAGCAAAGTTTGCGCACTTGAAAACAACACATTTGAATAAGGTGACCCTAGGCCGAAAGGTCAGTGACTTGTGGCCTTGAGAAAAAGGTCACATATTATGAAAGTGGCACCTGGACCCAATGATAATATCTTCTAACTCCTAACCAGGTTCATATTACAAAAGTGGACGTAGTACCCAAAGGTAATGTTTTCCCCTAACTCCTTCATGTTTAAGGTAGAATGTGTAATTCCACCTTAACCGCCATTGAAACTAatggactaccgaaccattctggaggaccatgtgcatccaatgcttcaaacattgtgtcctgaaggcggtgccgtgtatcaggacgacaatgcaccaatacacacagcaagactggtgaaagattggtttgatgaacatgaaagtgaagttgaacatctcccatggcctgcacagtcaccagatctaaatattattgagccactttggggtgtgttggaggagtcaggaaacgttttcagATGTGGAAGTAAAATATCTGAGCTCTTTAGAGAGTTTTCTACTGTTCATTCCTCAGCTCCACAGAATCTATAATAAACTGAGACAAGCAGAAAGCACTCTGGACTGGATTACTTCACCACCACAGCAGGTAGTGCTGGTGGTGGTGACAAATCAAGACAACTCTGTCTCAACTTAAAACCAGTCATTTCACTCAACCTTCAACTCTAAACCAGCTCTGTATCCACTTCTGCcatgtttctgtctgtgttgcctctggttttgtgttttgaaattTGTCATTAACTTATATAAGTATAATgctttacttttattattattattattattattattattagtgttattgttattattattattattattaaagtctaaagggggggggggggggttgaatATTTCCTCGACCAATCAGAGCACTCCTTAGGGCTCATTCATGAAACCTTCATAAAAATCAAGAGCAAACTGTGTGTAATATATGAGGAAATGAACTTCCCAAAACTTTCTGCCAGATTCATTGTTACTCTGCACTGTGTatgttgtctctctctctttctctctctctctctctctctctgtcatgttTTTTAGGTTTTGACTTTGTGCTCATCCTACTTCCTTCGACTACGACTTTGTTTTGCCCCTTTTTGGTTACTGACGTTAGATTTATATTTGTGAAGTATTCTTAACACTGtgtacatacaggggttggccaatgaaacacctgtcattgtagtgtgggaggtttcatggctaaattggagcagcctggtggccaatcttcattaactgcacattgcaccagtaagagcagagtgtgaaggttcaattagcagagggtaagagcacagttttgctcaaaatattgcaatgcacacaacattatgggtgacagttcaaaaaaggacaaattgttggtgtacgtcttgctggtgcatctgtgaccaagacagcaagtctttgtgatgtatcaagagccatggTATCccgggtaatgtcagcataccaccaagaaggaccaaacacatccaacaggattaactgtggacgcaagaggaagctgtctgaaagggatgttcgggtgctgacccggattgtatccaaaaaacatgaaaccacggctgcccaaatcaagGCAGAAtaaaatgtgcacctcaactctcctgtttccccCAGAACTGTCGgttgggagctccacagggtcaatatacacggccgggctgctgtagccaaacctttggtcactcacgccaatgccaaacgctggtttcaatggtgcaaggagtgaAAGTCTTggcctgtggacaatgtgaaacatgtattgttctctgatgagtccacctttactgttttccccacatcctgGAGAGtcacggtgtggagaagccccacaCCGTGTGAAGTGAAGCatagagtgaagcatgggggtggatcagtgatggtttgggctgccatatcatggcattcccttggcccaatacttgtgctagatggtcactgaccaggtgtttcagtttcattgtccaacccctgtatattccACCAGAGTAGTGTTGgctgtttgttttgggagtgggttctgtgtgtgattttgtaTATGCCTAGGGAGTGAGGTAAgacattgtcttttgtttcctgtttgtttcacgtaggtaagttagagctgtctgtgggtcagttaggaggggtgtgtgtttattatttttgtcggcataaggccatcctgaagttcactagtgtgtcattgtaaatatcacatctacaatatatattctattcattatccattctgtgtttccaTTTGTGTCATTTTTCGTCCACATTCACATCTCTGTTACAATTATTCATTTCCCACACATCAATCATGTTTGAGGGGTTTGAGAgtggagatctggcaacccgtttggctgtttctgtacccgtttggaagctgttttgatcgctcgggttttcctgtttaatcgtttccattgttatttctatatttatatctgtttttataacctactaaccatccatagatctatcttgtagattgtctccgcaggaatattcattacagaggcactaaaactgccaccggaccctggagtaacgttcttggtataagttactaaaattcactaaaagcggtaagtacctgcaattccatggctactactggctgttttgcctgctcagagtgtggcatgtttagtttaacgcccttttccacctctagcgataaatatagtggttgtatttgtagtaagtgtcagctagttagctctctggtggataaagtggaccagctagaagtgcgcatccggagcttattattgttgagggataaacagcgagattcagtgttagcaactccgggtgccttagggagagttagcacccccacgactccggcgttagagccctcacagcggggtgaatgggtgacgtctcggcgtcatagccggaaagctaaggctgatgctaacgctgaggccaaagctagcccaccgggacaccacgctcctccgattcgcgtgtcaaacaggtttgccccgctcagcgaagcacccgctgaggagcctgttaagagtgctctggttataggagactctattgttcggcacgtgaaattagctactcctttaggggcaccggcagtaacagttagctgtttatcgggagccagagcgccggatattagtggcaaccttagactgttagctaataggagatattcgagggtagtcattcatgtaggggccaatgatattcgtctgcggcagtctgaggtaactaagggtaatattacagaggtgattaaactggcccagacgatgtccgatgccgtaatctgctctggtcccataccaatgcggcgtggcgacgaagcttacagcagactttcggcgttaaactgctggatgtccaagtggtgttccgaaaatcaagtgggctttatagacaattggttacgttttgagggcaagcctggtcttataggtagggatggtatccaccccacgcgggagggtgctgccttactttcttgcagtatagcacatagtcttttagttagtcggcagagtagtgtagatagctgctgacaatccagagccgggaccaggctgcagacagacaggctaaaccgaccgtctgcgaactgtcttgaggcgtcacccaggttcaactgtattgagactgtgtctttcccccgaactaaatgtaaaagtagaaaaacaaaatcagcctgtttcagcaacctaatcaatattaaatcatacacaacacctagcagcaacacctcagaactaaaatttgggttactcaacataagatcgctaaactcaaaagcactcatcgtaaatgatattataagtgatcataaattcaatgttttctgtctcacggaaacgtgggttaaaccaaatgaatatttagcactaaatgaagccacccccctaggctataattatgcacatagcccaagaatatcaggcaaaggaggtggagtatgtgtaatttaccaaaataccctagaaattagtcttaaacaatgtgacaccttttcttcttttgaggttctctccactattattacaaatccggtcacaaaaaaggacgcatttttattatgcaacatttacagaccaccagggccttacttagaatttctgaaagaattcagcgattttgctacaaacctagcggtgtgcaatcataaagttataattgtaggagatttcaatatccattttgagaaggaaagtgacccactaaaaaaggcatttacctcaatcttagactctattggtattactcaaaatgtaacagggcctacacactactgcagccacactttagacttagttctgacactaggtcttaacattgacaaaattaatatcttaccgcaatcctcagcaatctccgatcattacttaatttcatatgagctacgttttatccataatatatgtaagaaccctcgctattctacaaggcgtataataaaaccatctaccgccctacaatttatagaaaacctaccagaactatcaaccccagttccaactccatcagacccaatggacctagatgtactaactgactacctagaaaatacctgtcgatctactttagaaaaggtagcaccacttaaacataaaagtataagacagaaaaagctcgcaccatggtataacgataagacccgtactttaaaacaaacattacgaaaactagagcggaaatggcgatcaaccaagcttgaagtgtttcattctgcctggaaggacagccttatagagtatagaaatgccctcactaaagctcgctcagcatatctggcctcgctgatctccaataataaaaataatccgagagcactgtttagtgtgttttctagaattacaaaaaatcaagc is part of the Hoplias malabaricus isolate fHopMal1 chromosome 4, fHopMal1.hap1, whole genome shotgun sequence genome and encodes:
- the LOC136694256 gene encoding uncharacterized protein; its protein translation is MATTGCFACSECGMFSLTPFSTSSDKYSGCICSKCQLVSSLVDKVDQLEVRIRSLLLLRDKQRDSVLATPGALGRVSTPTTPALEPSQRGEWVTSRRHSRKAKADANAEAKASPPGHHAPPIRVSNRFAPLSEAPAEEPVKSALVIGDSIVRHVKLATPLGAPAVTVSCLSGARAPDISGNLRLLANRRYSRVVIHVGANDIRLRQSEVTKGNITEVIKLAQTMSDAVICSGPIPMRRGDEAYSRLSALNCWMSKWCSENQVGFIDNWLRFEGKPGLIGRDGIHPTREGAALLSCSIAHSLLVSRQSSVDSC